From one Dehalobacter sp. 12DCB1 genomic stretch:
- a CDS encoding sodium:calcium antiporter, with protein sequence MIDIIFLVVSLGIILLGAEVFTNGIEWLGRKLNLGEGAVGSIFAAVGTALPETLIPILAILTSSGASGHDIGIGAILGAPFMLGTLAFFVTGIAVLIFRRTNRPMYIHPEVIERDLKFFLIVYSLAIVASFLPTHSLKMLIVIILVGAYCAYVYRTIKSSHGEANLEEELPACYFSRRGEPRLIVIFVQIIAALAIIIAGAELFINSVQAVSTAAGIPVFILAIIITPIATELPEKFNSVLWVRRGKDTLAMGNITGAMVFQSSVIPAIGISLTSWVLEPLALVSALLALASASLQYFVIVKTKTLYPAILMIGGVFYAIFLFLSLRAI encoded by the coding sequence ATGATTGATATAATTTTTTTGGTTGTCAGTCTGGGTATTATTCTTCTTGGTGCAGAAGTGTTCACAAACGGAATAGAGTGGCTTGGCAGGAAGCTCAATTTGGGTGAAGGGGCTGTCGGAAGTATTTTTGCCGCAGTAGGGACCGCTTTGCCCGAAACATTGATTCCGATCCTCGCGATTCTGACCTCCAGTGGTGCAAGCGGGCACGACATTGGAATAGGGGCAATTTTAGGAGCGCCGTTTATGCTTGGAACACTTGCTTTTTTTGTCACAGGGATTGCGGTGCTGATATTCCGTAGAACAAACAGACCAATGTATATTCATCCGGAAGTCATCGAGCGGGATCTGAAGTTCTTTCTGATTGTCTATTCACTCGCAATCGTTGCTTCCTTCTTACCGACACATTCTTTGAAAATGCTGATTGTGATTATTCTTGTAGGGGCTTATTGTGCCTATGTTTACCGGACAATCAAATCAAGCCATGGTGAAGCGAATTTAGAAGAGGAACTTCCCGCGTGCTACTTCTCCCGCAGGGGGGAGCCTAGACTGATTGTCATATTTGTTCAGATCATAGCTGCGCTTGCAATTATCATTGCGGGCGCGGAACTGTTCATTAATTCTGTTCAGGCTGTATCCACGGCTGCCGGAATCCCCGTATTCATCCTGGCAATTATCATTACGCCGATTGCAACTGAACTGCCGGAGAAATTCAACAGTGTTCTCTGGGTGCGTCGTGGTAAAGACACATTGGCCATGGGAAATATCACCGGAGCAATGGTCTTCCAGAGCTCGGTCATTCCGGCAATTGGCATTTCGCTGACCTCCTGGGTTCTGGAACCGCTGGCCCTGGTCAGTGCGCTGCTTGCCCTAGCCTCTGCATCCCTTCAGTATTTTGTCATTGTCAAAACAAAAACCCTCTACCCTGCAATCCTGATGATTGGCGGGGTATTCTATGCAATCTTCTTATTCCTTTCCCTAAGAGCGATTTAA
- the yihA gene encoding ribosome biogenesis GTP-binding protein YihA/YsxC — translation MIFRKAEFVISAVKPQQYPEGSRPELAVSGRSNVGKSSLINKLVNRKALAKVGKTPGKTQTINFFNINDEWYLVDLPGYGYAKVAQETRMQWGKMMQTYFRLRENLKGVIQLVDIRHQPTEEDRMMMEMLKVNNIPVLVVATKADKIARGQRPKYLKIIAESFKMSDWKTIIPFSSEDGTGLQELNQAMDDIIFSTEDKPGV, via the coding sequence GTGATTTTTCGTAAAGCAGAATTTGTGATTTCGGCAGTGAAGCCGCAGCAGTATCCTGAGGGATCTAGGCCGGAGCTGGCTGTTTCAGGCCGTTCCAATGTAGGGAAATCTTCTTTAATCAATAAGCTTGTCAACCGCAAGGCGCTGGCCAAGGTCGGCAAAACGCCCGGCAAAACGCAGACGATTAATTTTTTTAATATTAATGATGAATGGTATCTCGTTGATTTGCCGGGCTATGGCTATGCAAAAGTGGCTCAGGAGACCCGAATGCAGTGGGGGAAGATGATGCAGACGTACTTTCGTCTACGTGAAAATTTGAAAGGCGTCATTCAGCTGGTTGATATCCGTCATCAGCCGACCGAGGAAGATAGGATGATGATGGAAATGCTTAAGGTCAACAACATTCCTGTTCTGGTGGTAGCGACAAAAGCGGATAAAATTGCGAGGGGGCAGCGGCCCAAATATCTCAAAATTATTGCAGAATCTTTCAAAATGTCCGACTGGAAGACGATTATTCCATTTTCTTCGGAGGATGGTACCGGCCTTCAGGAATTGAATCAGGCCATGGATGATATTATCTTTTCTACGGAAGACAAACCCGGAGTGTAA
- the lon gene encoding endopeptidase La: protein MHEREIPILPLRGILVFPYMVIHLDVGRERSMAAIEEAMLLDRQILLLSQKEMEIDSPTTDDLYTVGTIVDIKQLLRLPGGTMRVLVEGICRAQVIEFLTEDPFFKAQVEKFPGNERMTPEHENMTRSLTHQFEEYARLSKKVSPEAIGSVLAVKEPGRMADLVASHLNLKIEDKQSVLGAIDVNERLEKLTELIMREIEILELERRIGLRVRKQMEKAQKEYYLREQIKAIQKELGDKDEKQAEIEEYKEKIEKANLTDEAREKALKELDRLEKMAASSAEGTVVRTYIDWIIALPWNKESRDKADMRKAEKILEEDHYGLEKVKERILEFLSIRKLTPNMHSPILCFIGPPGVGKTSLAKSIARSLDRKFVRMSLGGVRDEAEIRGHRRTYIGALPGRVIQGIRKAETKNPVFLFDEIDKMSSDFRGDPASAMLEVLDPEQNHSYADHYLEIPFDLSKVLFIMTANYIENIPRPLLDRMEVIHLSGYTEDEKVNIAVRHLVPKQMKAHGLKENIVRLDSACVLKVVRGYTRESGVRNLEREIANVLRKVAVRVVKKEWEPRTLTSEDIETLLGAPRYFYRTVGFEPEIGAAVGLAYTEVGGDVLTIEATPLAGKGRLTLTGKLGDVMKESAQAGLTFVRSQAEALGISKDFYDQLDLHIHVPEGAVPKDGPSAGITMATAMASALSSRAVRQDVAMTGEITLRGNVLPIGGVKEKVLAAHRAGIKTIILPEKNLKDLEDIPEEIRKELDFYFVKRMEEVLDIALLPFPKSQEFLPQLPVYNTDFSQPESRPL, encoded by the coding sequence ATGCACGAAAGAGAGATACCGATCCTTCCGCTTAGAGGAATCCTTGTCTTTCCCTATATGGTGATTCATCTTGATGTCGGTAGGGAAAGATCCATGGCAGCCATTGAGGAAGCAATGCTTTTGGATCGCCAGATTCTTCTACTTTCACAAAAGGAAATGGAAATAGACAGCCCGACGACCGATGATCTGTATACTGTAGGCACAATTGTTGATATTAAACAGCTTTTGAGACTTCCCGGTGGGACAATGCGCGTTCTTGTCGAGGGGATCTGCCGTGCCCAGGTCATCGAATTTTTGACGGAAGATCCTTTCTTCAAAGCGCAGGTTGAAAAATTCCCCGGTAATGAGCGTATGACTCCCGAACACGAGAATATGACCAGGAGTCTAACACATCAGTTTGAGGAATATGCGCGTCTCAGCAAAAAAGTATCTCCCGAAGCGATCGGATCGGTGCTTGCTGTGAAAGAGCCTGGCCGGATGGCCGATTTAGTGGCTTCCCACCTGAATTTAAAGATAGAGGATAAACAGTCGGTTCTTGGTGCGATTGATGTTAATGAACGCCTGGAAAAGCTTACCGAACTAATTATGCGTGAAATCGAGATCCTTGAATTGGAAAGACGCATCGGGCTCAGAGTCAGAAAACAGATGGAAAAGGCCCAGAAAGAATACTATTTAAGGGAACAGATTAAAGCGATCCAGAAAGAACTGGGCGACAAGGATGAAAAACAGGCTGAAATTGAAGAATATAAAGAGAAGATCGAAAAGGCGAATCTGACGGATGAGGCCAGGGAGAAGGCTTTAAAAGAACTGGATCGCCTCGAAAAAATGGCTGCATCTTCCGCTGAAGGAACCGTTGTCCGGACGTATATTGACTGGATCATTGCTCTTCCCTGGAATAAAGAGAGCCGGGACAAAGCTGACATGCGCAAGGCTGAAAAAATATTGGAAGAAGATCACTATGGATTGGAAAAAGTCAAGGAGAGGATCCTGGAGTTTCTTTCCATCCGTAAATTGACGCCGAATATGCATAGCCCGATCCTTTGCTTCATTGGACCGCCAGGAGTAGGCAAGACCTCACTTGCCAAGTCTATCGCGAGGTCCCTGGACCGTAAGTTCGTCAGGATGTCACTGGGTGGCGTTCGCGATGAAGCGGAGATCAGGGGTCACCGCCGGACGTATATTGGGGCATTGCCGGGCAGGGTGATTCAGGGAATTCGCAAGGCGGAAACAAAAAATCCGGTTTTTCTTTTCGATGAAATAGACAAGATGTCTTCAGACTTTCGCGGGGATCCTGCTTCAGCCATGCTCGAAGTGCTTGATCCGGAGCAGAATCATTCCTATGCGGACCATTATCTGGAGATTCCTTTTGATCTTTCCAAAGTGTTGTTCATCATGACAGCCAACTATATAGAGAATATTCCGCGCCCGCTTTTGGACAGGATGGAAGTTATTCATTTAAGCGGTTATACCGAAGATGAAAAAGTCAATATTGCGGTCCGGCACCTCGTACCGAAGCAGATGAAAGCGCACGGCCTAAAAGAAAACATTGTCCGGCTAGATAGCGCGTGCGTTCTGAAGGTTGTCCGCGGTTATACTCGGGAATCCGGCGTCAGGAATCTGGAACGCGAAATTGCCAATGTATTACGCAAAGTTGCGGTCCGGGTCGTGAAAAAGGAATGGGAACCGAGGACACTGACTTCGGAAGATATTGAAACCCTGCTTGGAGCCCCCCGCTATTTTTACCGAACTGTGGGCTTTGAACCGGAAATCGGCGCCGCCGTCGGCCTAGCTTATACAGAAGTCGGCGGAGATGTACTGACCATTGAAGCTACGCCTCTAGCCGGCAAAGGCAGATTGACGCTGACTGGAAAACTTGGCGATGTGATGAAAGAATCAGCGCAGGCCGGACTGACGTTTGTCCGTTCCCAGGCTGAGGCTTTAGGGATAAGTAAGGATTTTTACGATCAGCTTGATTTGCACATCCATGTGCCGGAGGGAGCTGTACCAAAGGATGGACCGTCTGCTGGCATCACAATGGCGACGGCGATGGCTTCCGCGCTTTCTTCCAGAGCGGTCCGCCAGGATGTGGCGATGACCGGAGAGATCACCTTGCGCGGCAATGTGCTGCCAATCGGTGGTGTGAAGGAAAAAGTGCTGGCTGCACACAGGGCAGGGATCAAAACGATCATTCTTCCCGAAAAGAACCTGAAGGACTTGGAAGATATTCCGGAAGAAATCAGGAAGGAACTGGATTTTTATTTTGTAAAACGAATGGAGGAAGTTCTGGATATAGCCCTCCTTCCGTTTCCCAAATCACAGGAATTTCTGCCGCAGCTACCGGTCTACAATACGGACTTTTCGCAGCCTGAAAGCAGGCCGTTGTAA
- the lonB gene encoding ATP-dependent protease LonB, producing MEGLGFGSLLAMIQLAFVLVVGIYFWTMLRQQYSTRSAVEKESVKQKEKLQRMRKISLTIPLSEKTRPEVFAEIIGQKEGVKALRAALCGPNPQHVLLYGPPGVGKTAAARLVLQEAMKNPLSPFKSEAKFIEIDGTTARFDERGIADPLIGSVHDPIYQGAGAMGMAGIPQPKMGAVTKAHGGILFIDEIGELHAIQINKLLKVMEDRKVILESSYYSSEDSNIPEHIHDIFQNGLPADFRMIGATTRRPEEIPAAVRSRCMEIFFRALQPEEIAVIAKNAAEKIDIEITDGALEVLKKYATNGREAVNIVQLAAGVVQNEGHRCIDEENIEWVVMTGQYTPRPEKKIPPFPQIGLVNGLAIYGANLGMLLEIEVTAYPVKNRKGELYVTGIVEEEESGYEGKKTRRKSMARSSLENVLTVLCREHKIEPRHYDIHVNFPGGVPMDGPSAGTAMATAVYSAIKKCKVDNTIAMTGELSIRGRVKPVGGISAKIEAAVQSGCKKVFIPQENWQARFTHWEKDIQIIPVETLDEILNEVLQPALPAANMVEVDLSEKEVSLNKVLKRIKIPSGNLHEQGKPC from the coding sequence ATGGAAGGTTTGGGGTTTGGGTCACTACTGGCAATGATTCAGTTGGCTTTTGTATTGGTTGTTGGAATTTATTTCTGGACGATGTTAAGGCAGCAGTACTCGACGAGATCTGCTGTGGAGAAGGAGTCCGTGAAACAAAAAGAAAAGCTGCAAAGAATGCGTAAAATATCTTTGACGATCCCGCTGTCGGAAAAGACCAGACCGGAAGTCTTTGCGGAAATCATTGGACAAAAAGAAGGTGTGAAAGCACTTCGGGCTGCTTTATGTGGGCCGAATCCTCAGCATGTTCTACTGTACGGGCCTCCGGGTGTCGGCAAAACAGCCGCGGCCAGGCTTGTCCTTCAAGAAGCTATGAAAAATCCGCTCTCGCCGTTTAAAAGTGAGGCAAAATTTATTGAAATTGACGGTACGACGGCCAGATTCGATGAGAGAGGGATCGCTGATCCGCTGATCGGTTCTGTCCATGATCCAATTTATCAAGGCGCAGGTGCCATGGGGATGGCGGGGATACCACAGCCCAAGATGGGTGCTGTCACGAAAGCCCATGGCGGGATTCTTTTTATTGATGAAATTGGTGAACTTCACGCCATTCAAATCAATAAACTGCTTAAAGTGATGGAGGACCGCAAGGTTATTCTGGAAAGTTCCTATTATAGCTCTGAGGATAGCAATATCCCTGAGCACATCCACGATATTTTCCAAAACGGCTTGCCGGCAGATTTTAGAATGATCGGCGCGACGACCAGAAGACCGGAAGAAATACCAGCGGCAGTACGCTCACGCTGTATGGAAATTTTCTTCAGGGCGCTTCAGCCGGAGGAGATTGCGGTTATCGCCAAAAACGCTGCCGAAAAAATTGATATTGAGATCACAGACGGAGCATTGGAAGTTCTTAAAAAATATGCCACGAACGGCAGAGAAGCTGTCAATATCGTACAGCTGGCAGCCGGAGTCGTTCAAAATGAAGGCCATCGTTGTATTGATGAGGAGAATATCGAATGGGTGGTTATGACCGGACAATACACGCCAAGGCCTGAGAAAAAAATTCCACCTTTCCCCCAGATTGGATTGGTCAATGGCCTGGCAATCTACGGAGCAAACCTTGGCATGCTCCTGGAAATTGAGGTCACAGCCTACCCGGTCAAGAACCGTAAGGGGGAGCTCTATGTAACTGGAATTGTTGAAGAGGAAGAATCAGGTTATGAAGGTAAAAAAACGCGCCGGAAAAGCATGGCGCGCTCCTCGTTGGAAAATGTTTTGACCGTACTTTGCCGGGAGCATAAGATTGAACCGCGTCATTACGATATCCATGTCAATTTCCCCGGGGGAGTTCCAATGGATGGTCCATCTGCAGGCACAGCTATGGCGACAGCAGTGTATTCGGCAATTAAAAAATGCAAGGTGGATAATACCATAGCTATGACCGGGGAGTTATCGATCAGGGGAAGAGTAAAACCGGTTGGCGGGATCAGTGCAAAAATTGAGGCAGCCGTCCAGTCAGGGTGTAAAAAGGTATTTATTCCGCAGGAAAACTGGCAGGCCAGGTTTACTCACTGGGAAAAGGATATCCAGATCATTCCGGTGGAGACGCTCGATGAGATATTGAATGAAGTACTTCAACCCGCTTTGCCAGCCGCCAACATGGTCGAAGTGGATTTATCGGAAAAAGAGGTGTCGCTTAATAAGGTGCTGAAAAGGATAAAAATCCCATCCGGCAATTTGCATGAACAAGGTAAACCGTGTTAG
- a CDS encoding SPFH domain-containing protein, with product MIEKKAWKVNGFLGILIFLALLAAATFNIVASVQETGFTNIVLAVVLLLLALIVSTGIQVIQPNQAKVLTFFGSYIGSIREPGIWLTVPFVAAKKISLKVRNFNSERLKVNDVDGNPIEIAAVVVIKVVDSAKAVFDVDNYEQFVEIQSETALRHVATKYPYDNYEEGDVSLRGNTEEVAEEIAKELQERLTLAGVEVIEARLTHLAYATEIASAMLQRQQANAILAARQKIVEGAVGMAQMAIQQLENSGTIELDDERKMAMINNLLVAIVSDRSAQPVLNTGTLY from the coding sequence ATGATTGAAAAAAAAGCATGGAAAGTTAACGGGTTCCTGGGCATTCTCATTTTTTTAGCCCTTTTGGCTGCTGCAACATTTAATATTGTTGCCTCAGTTCAAGAAACAGGATTCACGAATATCGTACTAGCAGTGGTTCTGCTTCTTCTGGCACTGATTGTCTCAACCGGCATCCAGGTTATCCAGCCGAATCAAGCCAAAGTACTGACATTTTTCGGCAGCTATATCGGCAGTATCCGCGAACCCGGTATCTGGCTGACGGTTCCGTTCGTTGCCGCGAAAAAGATTTCCCTGAAAGTCCGCAACTTCAACAGCGAACGTTTGAAAGTCAATGATGTCGACGGCAATCCGATTGAAATTGCTGCAGTTGTCGTGATCAAAGTGGTGGACTCGGCTAAAGCTGTATTTGATGTAGACAATTATGAACAGTTTGTAGAAATCCAAAGTGAGACAGCGCTGCGTCATGTTGCAACCAAATATCCTTATGACAATTATGAAGAAGGTGATGTTTCCTTAAGGGGCAACACCGAGGAAGTAGCCGAAGAAATTGCGAAGGAACTTCAGGAGCGCCTGACACTTGCCGGCGTGGAAGTAATTGAAGCACGCCTAACCCACCTGGCCTATGCCACCGAGATTGCGAGCGCCATGCTTCAGAGGCAGCAGGCTAACGCAATCCTGGCTGCCCGTCAGAAAATTGTGGAAGGTGCTGTCGGAATGGCCCAGATGGCTATTCAGCAGTTGGAAAACAGCGGGACAATTGAACTCGACGACGAACGCAAGATGGCAATGATCAACAACCTGCTGGTCGCAATTGTCTCTGACCGTTCAGCCCAGCCAGTACTCAATACCGGCACTCTGTATTAA
- a CDS encoding cobalamin-binding protein — protein sequence MKKKPFVLLLILTMVLTLALGLATGCSTKNQQAQQEKMFTDTLGREITIDKYPQKIISLAPAITEILFAIGLDQEIIGVSEYCDYPEQALTKEKMGGFKDPNVEMIVAADPDMVFISAGVQEDVITKLEELGTTVVVLDADTIDQVISNIELAGSLTGKEAEATALNANMRTRVENITSKVKGLAKPSVFVEIWDDPLMSAGSTSFVNNIIEVAGGVNIAADNTERYYNYSMENLLQADPDYYIINTHAHTPADIQNRAGYKVLSAVKNNRVFAIDDNLISRAGPRVIEGLEQMAVTIHPEVFGK from the coding sequence ATGAAGAAAAAACCATTTGTACTACTGCTGATTCTGACCATGGTCCTTACCCTGGCCCTTGGCTTGGCCACAGGCTGTTCAACAAAAAACCAACAGGCCCAACAGGAAAAGATGTTTACGGACACGCTGGGCAGAGAGATTACCATCGACAAGTATCCCCAGAAAATTATTTCTTTAGCCCCTGCTATCACCGAAATTCTCTTTGCCATTGGACTTGATCAAGAAATCATTGGTGTTTCAGAATACTGCGACTATCCTGAACAGGCGCTGACCAAAGAAAAAATGGGCGGCTTTAAAGACCCGAATGTGGAAATGATTGTCGCTGCAGATCCGGATATGGTCTTTATCTCCGCCGGCGTACAGGAAGATGTTATCACGAAGCTTGAAGAACTAGGCACGACTGTCGTTGTGCTCGATGCCGATACGATTGATCAGGTCATCAGCAATATTGAATTGGCCGGTTCTCTGACCGGCAAGGAAGCTGAGGCTACTGCGCTGAATGCAAATATGAGAACCAGAGTAGAAAATATCACTTCCAAAGTCAAAGGCCTGGCCAAACCAAGCGTATTTGTTGAAATCTGGGATGATCCTTTGATGTCAGCCGGTTCAACCAGTTTTGTCAATAATATTATTGAAGTTGCCGGTGGTGTTAATATTGCTGCCGACAACACGGAAAGGTATTATAATTACAGCATGGAAAATTTGCTTCAAGCCGATCCGGATTACTATATCATCAATACCCATGCACATACCCCTGCAGATATCCAAAATCGAGCCGGCTATAAAGTCTTAAGCGCCGTGAAAAACAACAGGGTATTTGCAATTGATGACAACCTGATCAGCAGAGCAGGCCCGAGAGTTATCGAGGGTCTGGAACAAATGGCGGTAACGATTCATCCCGAAGTTTTCGGTAAATAA
- a CDS encoding iron chelate uptake ABC transporter family permease subunit: MDVLKSRKNWKYLLIIFTLFLVIVGIFCTTIGSANISFKESAGVILSKVPLLNHWFHAEDYSQVHQTIIWTLRIPRIILAALVGGALGVIGGTLQGFFKNPMADPYVMGVSSGAGLGATVAIVTGAAGFLGMIEIPVFSFAGAFLTTWIVYSLARVGKKVVVTTLLLAGVALSAFLSAVMSFLMVLNTEDIDKIYLWLMGSFANKSWEHIQLAAPFTIIGIIVLFTLAKEMNAMVFGDSTAQHLGINLGKLQIILLVATSLTTAGAVAACGSIGFVGLIVPHIVRILVGPDHRILLPLSFLVGGTFLVITDTIARTCMGSQEIPVGVITALFGGPFFIYLLKKKKERGI, from the coding sequence ATGGATGTATTAAAAAGCAGGAAAAATTGGAAGTACTTGCTGATCATCTTCACTTTATTTTTGGTCATCGTGGGCATTTTCTGCACAACGATTGGCTCCGCGAACATTTCTTTTAAAGAGAGTGCCGGGGTTATCCTGAGCAAAGTACCTTTATTGAATCACTGGTTTCACGCGGAAGACTATTCACAGGTCCACCAGACAATTATCTGGACTCTGCGTATTCCAAGAATCATTCTGGCAGCTTTGGTCGGGGGAGCCCTAGGGGTTATAGGAGGTACGCTGCAGGGTTTTTTTAAAAACCCAATGGCAGATCCTTACGTGATGGGGGTATCTTCAGGTGCAGGTTTGGGAGCCACGGTCGCCATTGTTACAGGAGCAGCCGGTTTCCTGGGTATGATTGAAATTCCTGTTTTTAGTTTTGCCGGAGCATTTCTCACAACCTGGATTGTTTACTCCCTGGCCAGAGTTGGAAAAAAAGTTGTTGTCACTACACTGCTACTGGCAGGTGTCGCACTCAGTGCGTTCCTGTCAGCAGTCATGTCTTTTCTGATGGTTTTAAATACGGAAGATATCGATAAAATCTATCTGTGGCTCATGGGCAGTTTTGCCAATAAGAGCTGGGAACATATCCAGCTTGCCGCTCCGTTCACGATTATTGGCATCATTGTCTTATTTACTTTAGCCAAGGAAATGAATGCGATGGTTTTTGGCGACAGTACCGCTCAGCATCTGGGTATCAATCTTGGGAAACTGCAGATTATTCTTCTTGTCGCTACTTCACTGACAACAGCTGGCGCTGTGGCTGCCTGCGGCTCGATTGGTTTTGTCGGATTGATAGTTCCGCACATTGTTAGGATTCTAGTCGGTCCGGATCACCGGATCCTGCTTCCGCTCTCTTTCTTAGTGGGCGGAACTTTTTTGGTGATTACCGATACGATTGCCAGGACATGCATGGGTTCACAGGAAATCCCTGTCGGTGTCATTACCGCGCTTTTTGGCGGGCCCTTTTTCATCTATCTGCTGAAGAAAAAGAAAGAGAGAGGAATATAA